The Sporomusaceae bacterium FL31 genome contains a region encoding:
- a CDS encoding NAD(P)-dependent oxidoreductase: MSQESILLTQGAGFPPQQQAKQPGVESLMNPRPLSIKPDYHASSKLTNKLAIITGGDSGIGRAVALAFAREGADIVIAYYDEHEDAAETKQQIEQSGQRCLTLSGDVGSENFCKEIVAKTIKEFGRIDLLVNNAAVQYTANSLLDITAEQLEKTFRTNIFAYFYLTKAALPHLKSGSAIINTTSVTAYEGHDFLIDYAATKGAIVTFTRSLSQSLVSQGIRVNGVAPGPIWTPLIPASFNEQHVAEFGKNTPMQRAGQPAEVAPCYVFLASDDASYMTGQILHVNGGKIING, translated from the coding sequence ATGAGCCAAGAAAGCATTTTGCTAACCCAGGGAGCGGGCTTCCCACCCCAGCAGCAAGCAAAGCAGCCTGGTGTGGAAAGCTTGATGAATCCACGGCCACTCTCCATCAAACCCGATTATCATGCCAGCAGCAAGCTGACAAATAAACTTGCGATCATAACCGGGGGTGATAGCGGCATTGGCCGGGCTGTTGCACTAGCCTTCGCCCGGGAAGGCGCCGATATTGTGATTGCCTATTACGATGAGCATGAAGACGCTGCTGAAACCAAGCAACAGATTGAACAAAGCGGTCAACGGTGTCTTACCTTGTCCGGCGATGTCGGGTCAGAAAACTTCTGTAAGGAAATTGTGGCTAAAACGATTAAAGAGTTCGGTCGAATTGATCTGTTAGTTAACAACGCTGCCGTTCAGTATACGGCTAACAGCCTGTTGGACATAACAGCCGAGCAACTGGAAAAAACGTTTCGCACCAATATCTTTGCTTACTTTTATTTAACAAAGGCTGCACTGCCGCATCTAAAATCCGGCAGCGCAATCATCAATACAACCTCAGTGACAGCCTATGAGGGGCATGACTTTCTCATCGACTATGCTGCCACGAAGGGTGCCATCGTAACCTTCACGCGGTCTTTATCCCAATCATTAGTCTCTCAAGGTATCCGCGTGAACGGAGTCGCGCCAGGACCAATCTGGACACCGCTGATCCCGGCTTCCTTCAACGAGCAGCATGTCGCTGAATTTGGAAAAAACACGCCCATGCAGCGTGCCGGTCAGCCAGCCGAAGTAGCACCATGTTATGTGTTCTTAGCCAGTGACGATGCTTCGTATATGACAGGCCAGATCTTGCATGTCAATGGTGG